Proteins encoded within one genomic window of Bradyrhizobium sp. AZCC 1719:
- a CDS encoding DUF992 domain-containing protein — protein MKHAWLPPIAILVCFSVTPAPAQSVVKAGLLTCKMQAPVGSQQHMRCRFEHDDRGPPHVYSGTVNGFGLESGARGDSMGWVVFAPTTSLPRGSLRGSYVRAGGDPPVELGSGAKLIGVSQRRISLQPIASERQVALEIGRLELR, from the coding sequence ATGAAGCATGCATGGTTGCCGCCCATAGCCATTCTTGTTTGCTTCTCCGTGACGCCGGCCCCCGCCCAAAGCGTGGTGAAAGCCGGACTGCTTACCTGCAAGATGCAGGCGCCCGTTGGATCACAGCAACATATGCGATGTCGTTTCGAGCACGACGATCGTGGACCGCCCCACGTATATTCAGGCACGGTCAACGGCTTTGGTCTTGAGTCCGGAGCGAGGGGGGACTCAATGGGATGGGTGGTGTTTGCGCCGACCACCTCGCTGCCACGTGGCTCGCTGAGAGGAAGTTACGTCCGAGCCGGCGGAGATCCTCCAGTTGAATTGGGTAGTGGAGCGAAGCTGATCGGTGTTTCGCAACGGAGGATATCGCTGCAACCGATTGCTTCCGAGCGACAGGTCGCTCTGGAGATTGGCAGGCTCGAATTGCGGTAG
- a CDS encoding carbonic anhydrase family protein: MRQKYEHPRDCACLGRRNFLKTAGSATALGLAGAGGFVAPAYADALTKAQRDKMRPDQIIQAMKNGNQRFRRGERKERNYLREQKASASGQYPAAALLTCIDSRAPAEVIMDLGIGDIFNCRVAGNVENADILGSLEFACKLSGAKVVLVMGHTACGAIKGAIDNAELGNLTGLLGKIKPAVEATKYTGERSAKNYDFVNAVARTNVEMTVANIRKGSPVLAELEAKDSIDIAGAMYNLETGAVEFLA, encoded by the coding sequence ATGCGCCAGAAGTACGAACATCCTCGGGACTGCGCCTGTTTAGGTCGTCGGAATTTTCTCAAGACGGCAGGTAGCGCAACCGCTCTGGGTCTAGCCGGTGCCGGCGGCTTTGTGGCTCCGGCCTATGCCGACGCGCTGACCAAGGCGCAGCGGGATAAAATGAGGCCCGATCAAATCATCCAGGCCATGAAGAATGGAAACCAGCGCTTTCGCAGAGGCGAACGGAAGGAGCGCAACTATCTTCGTGAACAGAAGGCGAGCGCCTCTGGACAGTATCCTGCCGCGGCGTTGCTGACTTGTATAGACTCCCGTGCACCGGCCGAGGTGATCATGGATCTCGGTATCGGCGACATCTTCAACTGCCGCGTCGCCGGCAATGTCGAAAACGCCGATATTCTCGGCAGCCTCGAGTTTGCCTGCAAACTTTCCGGCGCGAAGGTCGTGCTCGTCATGGGTCACACCGCGTGCGGTGCGATCAAGGGCGCGATCGACAATGCCGAGCTAGGCAATCTAACGGGATTGCTCGGCAAGATCAAACCGGCAGTCGAAGCGACGAAATACACGGGTGAGCGATCCGCGAAGAACTACGACTTCGTCAACGCTGTCGCGCGAACGAACGTCGAGATGACTGTCGCAAACATTCGGAAAGGCAGTCCGGTGCTTGCCGAGCTGGAAGCCAAAGACAGTATCGACATTGCAGGGGCTATGTACAATCTCGAAACGGGCGCGGTGGAGTTCTTGGCCTGA
- a CDS encoding LysR family transcriptional regulator, translating into MRQLRAYVAVLETASFSEAAKAMHLSQAALSGLIKELESRVGVRLLDRTTRKVSASSVGETFAPMARRVLSNLDEALESLTNLKELRRGLVRVAAPETLSCTLLPELIAEYTNSHPGVDVRFDDVPIQEVLAGLQNGSTDIGFGPAGVVPDQSMEVHMICADPLWAALRSDDPLAKGKSVSWKDLRQRPLLNYMPNIAINVLSNVPPRHHPKELVPVHRVNTALSMLRVRQGAVICPSMAEPLVRGFGLTFLPLLQPAVKWKIAMFVRHSASLSPAVESFRDFTLDFSPNWAATGIERRRADGRQKTV; encoded by the coding sequence GTGCGGCAGTTGCGCGCCTATGTGGCCGTGCTGGAGACCGCAAGCTTCTCGGAAGCCGCCAAGGCCATGCACTTGTCGCAGGCGGCGCTGTCGGGCCTGATCAAAGAGCTCGAGAGCCGCGTCGGCGTCCGCCTCTTGGACCGCACCACCCGCAAGGTTTCTGCGTCTAGCGTCGGCGAGACCTTTGCACCGATGGCACGGCGCGTGCTCTCGAATCTGGACGAGGCGCTGGAGAGCCTGACCAACCTGAAGGAACTGCGCCGCGGGTTGGTGCGCGTAGCCGCGCCCGAGACCTTATCGTGCACGCTGCTGCCGGAGCTGATCGCTGAATACACTAATAGCCATCCCGGCGTGGACGTCCGCTTTGACGACGTGCCGATCCAGGAGGTGCTAGCGGGCTTGCAGAACGGTTCTACCGACATCGGCTTCGGGCCGGCCGGCGTCGTTCCCGATCAATCAATGGAGGTGCACATGATTTGCGCCGACCCGCTCTGGGCAGCGTTGCGCAGCGATGACCCGCTGGCAAAAGGCAAGTCGGTCAGTTGGAAGGATCTGCGCCAGCGGCCCCTGCTCAACTACATGCCCAACATCGCCATCAACGTGTTGAGCAACGTGCCGCCTAGGCATCACCCGAAGGAGCTGGTGCCGGTGCATCGGGTGAACACCGCGCTATCGATGCTGCGCGTGAGACAGGGCGCCGTGATCTGCCCCTCGATGGCGGAGCCGCTGGTGCGCGGCTTCGGACTGACGTTCCTGCCGCTGCTGCAGCCGGCCGTCAAATGGAAGATCGCGATGTTCGTACGACACAGCGCATCGCTCTCGCCGGCCGTGGAGAGTTTTCGCGACTTCACGCTGGATTTCAGCCCGAACTGGGCGGCCACAGGAATCGAGCGCCGCCGCGCTGACGGGCGGCAGAAGACTGTCTAG
- a CDS encoding Bug family tripartite tricarboxylate transporter substrate binding protein has protein sequence MNVTRRTLLGSIAVCLSTGSGFEAFAEGNWPSRLVRLVSPYGAGGANDISLRILAEQFGRSLGQQFIVENKPGAGTRIANELVARAAPDGYTFLYAAAPYATAEALFGKLKYERKDLQPVAMTVMAPLFLIVNAKASFKNLQEMIAYGKSQPDGLTFASPGAGSQPHLAAELLLRDAGVKGLNVQYRGDAMAYTELLAGRVDATLTAISTALPHIQNGDFRVLAVASTERSAIYPQAPTLREQGFPNVVASGWFGFMAPAGTPQPIVERMQQEINRALADPEVKQKLLAQGLETRAGSAAEFGKFIDDETRKWSEVIRVAGLKGE, from the coding sequence ATGAACGTCACGCGTCGAACGCTGCTGGGGAGCATCGCTGTCTGCCTTTCTACAGGCTCCGGCTTCGAGGCATTCGCCGAAGGCAATTGGCCGTCACGGCTGGTGCGGCTGGTGTCGCCCTACGGCGCCGGCGGGGCCAACGACATCTCGCTGCGTATCCTGGCCGAGCAGTTCGGGCGCAGCCTGGGGCAACAGTTCATCGTCGAGAACAAGCCGGGGGCGGGCACGCGCATTGCCAACGAGTTGGTCGCGCGTGCCGCACCGGACGGATACACCTTCCTCTATGCCGCCGCGCCCTATGCCACCGCCGAAGCGCTGTTCGGAAAACTGAAGTACGAGCGCAAGGATCTGCAGCCGGTAGCGATGACCGTCATGGCGCCGCTGTTCCTGATCGTCAACGCCAAGGCGAGCTTCAAGAATTTGCAGGAGATGATCGCCTACGGCAAGTCGCAGCCGGACGGCCTGACCTTCGCCTCGCCGGGCGCTGGCTCTCAACCGCATTTGGCGGCCGAGTTGCTGCTGAGAGACGCCGGGGTCAAGGGGCTCAACGTGCAGTACCGCGGCGATGCGATGGCCTACACGGAGCTGCTCGCCGGCCGCGTCGATGCCACACTGACTGCGATCAGCACGGCATTGCCGCACATCCAGAACGGCGATTTCCGCGTGCTGGCTGTCGCCTCGACCGAGCGCAGCGCGATCTACCCGCAGGCTCCGACCTTGCGCGAGCAGGGCTTTCCCAACGTGGTGGCCTCGGGATGGTTCGGCTTCATGGCGCCGGCAGGGACGCCACAGCCGATCGTCGAGCGGATGCAGCAAGAGATCAATCGCGCGCTGGCCGACCCCGAGGTGAAACAGAAGCTGCTCGCCCAGGGGCTGGAAACACGCGCCGGCTCGGCCGCCGAATTCGGCAAGTTCATCGACGACGAGACGCGGAAATGGAGCGAGGTGATCCGCGTGGCAGGCCTTAAGGGCGAATAG
- a CDS encoding ABC transporter permease — protein MRSLWLQVAAVTAINLKSISQRRWLSLSTVIAIALVVIVLLAFLAMANGFQRTIAGSGADDIAIVLRAGSQAEINSTVSRDQVRLIEDGPGIARGSDGKPLISPELYLVVDGIKRTTKTKANLPLRGIGEQGSELRKDVRITAGRMFNRGSNEVVVGKALLREFEGLDLGSTVSFGATRWTVVGVFEAGGSVFESEIWADLSVVQSLFNRNNIVQTVRARLTGPAALNELKSYSDNDPRLKLDVKSEASYFAEQASQTSDLIQKLGWPLAIAMALGAVAGALNTMYSSVAARATEIATLRAIGFGGFPAFVGTLAESLLLAVIGGLLGAAATYLIFDGVTASTLGGNFTQVVFDFKLSPWLIAEGVMLALIVGLIGGLFPALRAARLPIVEGLYAN, from the coding sequence ATGCGTTCGCTTTGGCTTCAAGTGGCGGCGGTCACCGCCATCAATCTCAAGAGCATCTCACAGCGCCGCTGGCTCTCGCTCTCGACGGTGATCGCGATCGCACTGGTGGTGATCGTGTTGCTCGCATTCCTGGCGATGGCCAACGGCTTCCAGCGCACCATTGCGGGATCCGGCGCCGATGACATTGCCATCGTGCTGCGGGCCGGCTCGCAGGCCGAGATCAACAGCACCGTGAGCCGCGATCAGGTGCGGCTGATCGAGGATGGACCCGGCATCGCGCGCGGCAGCGACGGCAAGCCGCTGATCTCGCCGGAACTCTATCTTGTGGTCGACGGCATCAAACGCACCACCAAGACCAAGGCCAATCTACCGCTGCGCGGGATCGGCGAACAGGGCTCCGAGTTGCGCAAGGACGTTCGCATCACCGCAGGCCGCATGTTCAATCGCGGCAGCAATGAAGTGGTGGTCGGCAAGGCATTGCTGCGGGAATTTGAAGGGCTAGACCTCGGCTCTACCGTATCGTTCGGCGCCACGCGCTGGACCGTCGTCGGAGTGTTCGAGGCTGGCGGCAGCGTGTTCGAGTCCGAGATCTGGGCCGATCTTTCCGTGGTCCAGAGCCTGTTCAACCGCAACAACATAGTCCAGACCGTGCGCGCGCGGCTCACCGGACCGGCTGCACTGAATGAGCTCAAAAGCTACAGCGACAACGATCCGCGGCTGAAGCTCGACGTCAAATCCGAAGCGAGTTACTTCGCCGAACAGGCGTCGCAAACCTCCGACCTGATTCAGAAACTCGGCTGGCCGCTGGCGATCGCGATGGCGCTCGGGGCGGTCGCCGGAGCGCTCAACACCATGTATTCGTCGGTCGCTGCGCGCGCGACGGAAATCGCAACGCTGCGCGCCATCGGCTTCGGCGGCTTCCCGGCTTTTGTCGGAACATTGGCCGAATCGCTGTTGCTCGCCGTCATCGGCGGACTGTTAGGGGCCGCCGCCACCTATCTGATTTTCGATGGCGTCACGGCCTCGACGCTTGGCGGCAACTTCACCCAGGTGGTGTTCGACTTCAAGCTGAGCCCGTGGCTGATCGCCGAGGGCGTGATGCTCGCACTGATCGTGGGCCTGATCGGCGGGCTGTTTCCGGCGCTACGCGCCGCGCGATTGCCGATCGTCGAAGGCCTGTACGCGAACTGA
- a CDS encoding ABC transporter permease translates to MNDFDLVRKNLFRRKLRASLMIVSILIAFMIFGVLAGFYRAFTAGEDAAAADRMITVNKINFTQPMPIAYFNRVKAVEGVRQVTFANWFGGYYQDPKNFIMALAIEPNTYFDVYRSEIDVPPEQLQAFIRDRGSAVVGETLAQKWGWKIGDRIPLNSNIFSQKSGGHTWDLTIVGIAKGKAQHVDTNFLLFQYPYFDETRSFGKDTIGWMILQTTSPENNDRVAKTIDAMFANSTAETSTDTEKAFGKAFAAQFGNIALIVLLVVGAAFITILMIVGNTMALSIRERTREIGVLKTLGFSGPRILTMVLGESVLLALLGGLPGLAIAALIAMALRTSLANIAPAFAVSPTIALQGLALMIALGLITGIIPALNAMRLKIATALGRG, encoded by the coding sequence GTGAACGACTTCGACCTGGTGCGGAAAAACCTGTTCCGCCGCAAATTGCGCGCGAGCCTGATGATCGTGTCGATCCTGATCGCCTTCATGATCTTCGGCGTGCTCGCCGGATTCTACCGTGCCTTCACAGCCGGCGAGGATGCCGCCGCCGCTGATCGGATGATCACGGTCAACAAGATCAACTTCACCCAGCCGATGCCGATCGCCTATTTCAACCGCGTAAAAGCGGTAGAAGGGGTGCGGCAGGTGACCTTCGCCAACTGGTTCGGCGGTTACTATCAGGATCCCAAGAACTTCATCATGGCGCTCGCGATCGAGCCAAACACCTATTTCGACGTCTATCGCAGCGAGATCGACGTTCCTCCCGAGCAGCTTCAGGCCTTCATACGCGACCGCGGCAGCGCGGTGGTCGGTGAAACGCTGGCGCAGAAGTGGGGCTGGAAGATCGGCGATCGGATTCCTCTCAATAGCAACATCTTCAGCCAGAAGAGCGGTGGTCACACCTGGGATCTCACCATTGTCGGCATCGCCAAGGGCAAGGCCCAGCACGTCGATACCAACTTCCTCCTGTTCCAGTATCCCTATTTCGACGAGACCCGCAGCTTCGGAAAGGACACCATCGGCTGGATGATCCTGCAGACCACCTCGCCCGAAAACAACGACCGCGTGGCCAAGACCATCGACGCGATGTTCGCGAACTCCACCGCCGAGACCTCGACCGACACCGAAAAAGCATTCGGCAAGGCGTTCGCGGCGCAGTTCGGCAATATCGCCCTGATCGTGCTATTGGTGGTCGGCGCGGCCTTCATCACCATCCTGATGATCGTCGGCAACACCATGGCGCTCTCGATCCGCGAGCGCACCCGCGAGATCGGCGTGCTGAAGACGCTCGGCTTCTCAGGTCCGCGGATCCTCACGATGGTGCTCGGCGAATCCGTGCTGCTGGCGCTGCTCGGCGGATTGCCGGGCCTTGCGATTGCGGCGCTGATTGCGATGGCGCTCCGCACTAGCCTCGCCAACATCGCGCCCGCGTTTGCAGTATCACCAACGATAGCGCTGCAGGGGCTGGCGCTGATGATCGCGCTGGGGCTGATCACCGGGATCATCCCGGCGCTCAACGCCATGCGGCTCAAAATTGCAACCGCGCTCGGACGGGGATAG
- a CDS encoding ABC transporter ATP-binding protein — MVRLTGVSKRFTKGKETISIFDHLDLAIPRGDFVAVMGPSGSGKTTLLNLLGGIDRVDAGEIAVADHRIDGLSEGELAAWRAANIGFIFQFYNLMPMLTAAQNVELPLLLTKLRSKERAERVHTALSVVGLADRVKHRPREMSGGQQQRVAIARAIVSDPNLLLCDEPTGDLDRQSADEILSILQLLNGELGKTIVMVTHDPAAANYAKRVLHLDKGRFVERELAA; from the coding sequence ATGGTCCGCCTTACCGGCGTAAGCAAGCGCTTCACCAAGGGCAAGGAAACCATCTCGATTTTCGACCACCTCGACCTTGCGATTCCCCGCGGCGATTTCGTCGCGGTGATGGGGCCATCGGGTTCGGGCAAGACGACGCTACTCAACCTGCTGGGCGGCATCGATCGCGTTGACGCGGGCGAGATTGCGGTGGCGGACCATCGCATCGACGGCCTCTCCGAGGGCGAGCTGGCGGCCTGGCGGGCCGCCAATATCGGCTTCATTTTCCAGTTCTATAATCTGATGCCGATGCTGACGGCGGCGCAGAACGTGGAATTGCCGCTGTTGCTCACCAAACTGCGCAGCAAAGAGCGCGCCGAGCGTGTTCACACCGCGCTTTCCGTGGTCGGGCTTGCCGATCGCGTCAAGCACCGTCCGCGCGAAATGTCGGGCGGCCAGCAGCAGCGTGTGGCGATTGCGCGCGCCATCGTCTCGGACCCGAACCTGTTGCTGTGCGACGAACCGACCGGCGATCTCGACCGTCAATCCGCCGACGAAATCTTATCGATCCTGCAACTGCTCAACGGCGAGCTTGGCAAGACCATCGTGATGGTCACCCACGATCCCGCGGCGGCAAACTATGCCAAGCGCGTCTTGCATCTCGACAAGGGCCGCTTCGTCGAACGGGAGCTTGCCGCGTGA
- a CDS encoding efflux RND transporter periplasmic adaptor subunit has protein sequence MREDKSKLLRSLTIDRSASKVERPKSRWLPISAAIVACVVVAFAAFAAFELRRQDQPKETTSQTAPQPASQSQAQQQPQQSATNGKAAGNLAASGYVVARRKATVAAEITGKVVEVFTDEGRTVTEGQVVARLDSVLAERDYELASSRVETADAAVAAITADLEDATRIMSRVQTLSQKNFATEADLTKAQARVGVLSAQLRQAQSQLETAKIDAKRSGSMLDKHQIRAPFAGVVIDRSAQPGEMISPMSVGGYTRTGICTIVDMDSIEIEVDVNEAFIGRVTPGGPVNAVLDAYPDWTIPASVIAIVPTANREKATVKVRIRFEKKDPRILPDMAVKVNFMREAKANDKANGSAGASAAN, from the coding sequence ATGCGCGAAGACAAGAGCAAATTGCTGAGATCGCTGACCATCGATCGCAGCGCCAGCAAGGTGGAACGGCCGAAGAGCCGCTGGCTGCCGATCTCGGCGGCCATCGTCGCCTGCGTCGTCGTCGCATTTGCGGCCTTTGCCGCCTTCGAATTGCGCAGGCAGGACCAGCCGAAAGAGACGACATCGCAAACCGCACCGCAGCCCGCCTCACAGTCGCAAGCGCAGCAGCAGCCCCAGCAGTCCGCAACGAATGGCAAGGCGGCCGGCAACCTGGCGGCCTCCGGCTATGTGGTGGCGCGCCGCAAGGCAACCGTTGCGGCCGAGATCACCGGCAAGGTGGTCGAGGTCTTCACCGACGAAGGCAGGACGGTGACCGAAGGGCAAGTCGTCGCGCGGCTCGACAGCGTGCTGGCTGAAAGGGACTATGAACTGGCGAGCTCGCGTGTCGAGACCGCCGACGCTGCCGTCGCCGCGATCACCGCCGATCTTGAGGATGCGACCCGGATCATGTCGCGGGTACAGACATTGTCGCAGAAGAACTTTGCCACCGAGGCCGATCTGACCAAGGCGCAGGCTCGGGTCGGCGTGCTCAGCGCGCAATTGCGCCAGGCGCAATCGCAACTCGAGACCGCCAAGATCGACGCCAAGCGCAGCGGCTCGATGCTCGACAAGCACCAAATCCGCGCACCGTTTGCCGGCGTCGTCATCGACCGCAGCGCGCAACCCGGCGAGATGATTTCGCCGATGTCGGTCGGCGGCTACACCCGCACCGGCATCTGCACCATCGTCGACATGGATTCGATCGAAATCGAGGTCGACGTCAACGAGGCCTTCATCGGCCGCGTCACCCCCGGCGGCCCCGTAAACGCGGTGCTGGATGCCTATCCGGACTGGACCATTCCCGCCTCCGTCATCGCGATCGTGCCGACTGCAAACCGCGAAAAGGCCACGGTGAAGGTCCGCATTCGCTTCGAAAAGAAGGATCCGCGCATCCTGCCCGACATGGCCGTGAAGGTGAATTTTATGCGCGAGGCCAAGGCCAACGACAAGGCGAACGGCTCCGCCGGCGCCAGCGCCGCGAACTAG
- a CDS encoding DUF2066 domain-containing protein translates to MVDLPMTRRQPVLTWLGAASIVRIFLAVAMVWCSGAMAVAGADLYRAQTVVTGQGEANRITGFAAGLEDVLIKVSGAQKLAADRRLAAYKSNAKSFVRAFSYRDQFLGKPIRDEQGTRDRPYDLTVDFDEKKIDELLKALGLKPWLSHRPRLAVFVEMENGSRDFIVTADGAQSDLQRDALLAAADRRGMNIVLPSMAALAKSGLEGAKLETVPSSSLASLATEQGGELALVGHLVWNDRELGWVTRWRMDWQGRTHRWQIRGVTFDEAFRRGIGGAAQILSDNGDPAGRARR, encoded by the coding sequence GTGGTTGATCTGCCTATGACGAGACGCCAGCCTGTTTTAACGTGGCTTGGTGCAGCCAGCATCGTCAGGATATTCCTTGCTGTAGCCATGGTTTGGTGCAGCGGAGCGATGGCGGTGGCGGGAGCTGATCTGTACCGGGCGCAGACCGTCGTCACGGGACAGGGCGAGGCCAATCGCATCACCGGCTTTGCCGCCGGTCTGGAGGACGTCCTGATCAAAGTATCCGGCGCACAGAAACTCGCAGCCGACCGTCGATTGGCGGCGTACAAATCGAACGCGAAAAGTTTCGTCAGGGCATTCAGTTATCGCGACCAGTTTTTGGGCAAGCCTATTCGTGATGAGCAGGGCACCCGTGATCGGCCCTACGATCTGACGGTCGATTTTGACGAAAAGAAAATCGACGAGCTTCTCAAGGCGCTTGGTCTGAAGCCGTGGCTTTCACATCGTCCGCGCCTGGCCGTCTTTGTCGAGATGGAGAACGGCTCGAGGGACTTTATTGTCACGGCGGATGGAGCTCAGTCCGATTTGCAGCGCGACGCGTTACTCGCAGCCGCCGACCGGCGCGGGATGAACATCGTGCTGCCCAGCATGGCTGCGTTGGCGAAATCGGGCCTCGAAGGCGCGAAGCTCGAGACTGTGCCATCGTCGAGCCTGGCGTCGCTCGCGACCGAGCAGGGTGGGGAACTCGCGTTGGTCGGACATCTGGTCTGGAATGATCGCGAGCTTGGGTGGGTCACGCGTTGGCGGATGGACTGGCAAGGCCGGACGCACCGCTGGCAAATCCGCGGCGTTACGTTCGACGAAGCCTTCCGGCGCGGCATCGGCGGCGCGGCTCAGATTTTATCCGACAACGGCGATCCGGCCGGCCGCGCGCGACGCTGA
- a CDS encoding zinc-dependent alcohol dehydrogenase family protein, translating into MKCYELQGPSGIDGLALVDKPVPEPGDGQVLVRLKAATLNYRDLITVKGGYGSRQKFPLVPVSDGAGVVERIGPGVREFAAGDRVIGSFFESWIGGEPSEAKMRSALGGAVDGVLSEYRIFPKHALVRTPEHLSDIEAAALPCAGLTAWSAIVKLGGVKPGQTVLTQGTGGVSLFAVQFAKMCGARVIATSSSDAKIERLKQLGADHTLNYKATPDWGKKAREWSGHGVDLVVEVGGVGTLNESIRATRIGGTIAFIGVLAGPPPSDLRLPLMVMQQQRLQGVTVGSVEDLQAMVDAVTTNGMKPVIDRAFRFDQVRDAFAHMESGAHFGKVAIEIG; encoded by the coding sequence TTGAAATGTTACGAGCTGCAGGGACCGAGCGGAATCGATGGACTTGCCCTCGTGGACAAGCCTGTGCCGGAGCCCGGCGACGGCCAGGTGCTGGTTCGGCTCAAAGCGGCAACGCTGAATTATCGCGATCTCATCACCGTCAAGGGCGGTTACGGCTCGCGTCAGAAATTTCCACTCGTGCCGGTTTCGGATGGCGCGGGCGTGGTCGAGCGGATCGGTCCGGGCGTGCGGGAATTCGCAGCCGGCGACCGCGTCATCGGCAGCTTCTTCGAAAGCTGGATCGGCGGCGAACCGAGCGAAGCAAAAATGCGCTCAGCCCTCGGCGGCGCGGTGGACGGCGTCCTTAGCGAGTATCGGATCTTTCCGAAGCACGCGCTGGTCCGAACGCCGGAGCACCTCAGCGACATCGAAGCCGCCGCACTCCCCTGCGCCGGGCTCACGGCCTGGAGCGCGATCGTCAAGCTCGGCGGCGTGAAGCCTGGTCAAACCGTTCTGACTCAGGGGACCGGCGGCGTATCCCTGTTCGCAGTTCAGTTCGCCAAAATGTGCGGCGCGCGCGTCATCGCGACCTCATCCAGCGACGCGAAGATCGAACGCCTCAAGCAGCTCGGCGCCGACCATACCTTGAACTACAAGGCGACGCCCGACTGGGGAAAGAAAGCCCGCGAATGGAGCGGTCACGGCGTCGACCTGGTCGTGGAGGTCGGCGGGGTCGGCACGCTGAACGAATCGATCCGGGCGACCAGGATCGGCGGCACGATCGCATTTATCGGCGTGCTCGCCGGCCCGCCGCCGTCCGACCTGCGGCTCCCCTTGATGGTCATGCAGCAGCAGCGGCTGCAGGGCGTCACCGTCGGATCGGTCGAGGACCTCCAGGCGATGGTGGATGCGGTCACCACCAATGGCATGAAGCCGGTGATCGACAGAGCGTTCCGTTTCGATCAGGTCAGAGACGCTTTTGCGCACATGGAGAGCGGCGCACATTTCGGAAAGGTGGCGATCGAGATCGGGTGA
- a CDS encoding FMN-dependent NADH-azoreductase yields MPKLFHLSCSPRVDAESSAGARVFIDRFRQARPDWDIDVMNLWRDHLPEFEGYVLEAKYARINGRAFTDSQRDAFAVTERIALRFALADRVLISTPMWNFGIPYKLKQWIDVITQPGLTFRFDPAQGYLPLVADRPTVVILASGSDFVTGMNRGRIDMATPYLREALRFIGVSDVRFVPIGPTTGPLEPIRAAREGAHRRLAEMAARF; encoded by the coding sequence ATGCCGAAGCTCTTTCACCTGAGCTGCTCACCGCGCGTGGATGCGGAATCCTCAGCCGGCGCGCGCGTCTTCATCGACCGCTTCCGCCAGGCACGCCCCGACTGGGACATCGACGTGATGAACTTGTGGCGGGATCACCTGCCGGAATTCGAAGGCTACGTACTGGAGGCCAAGTATGCCCGCATCAATGGGCGGGCCTTCACCGATTCACAGCGCGACGCCTTTGCGGTCACTGAGCGCATCGCGCTGCGGTTCGCGCTCGCCGATCGCGTGCTGATTTCGACGCCAATGTGGAATTTTGGCATTCCCTATAAGCTGAAACAATGGATCGACGTGATCACGCAGCCCGGGCTTACGTTTCGGTTCGATCCCGCGCAGGGATATCTGCCCTTGGTCGCAGACAGACCGACGGTCGTGATCCTGGCGAGCGGCAGCGATTTCGTCACCGGCATGAACCGCGGCCGCATCGACATGGCGACGCCTTACCTGCGCGAGGCGCTGCGGTTCATCGGCGTCAGCGATGTACGTTTCGTGCCGATCGGACCGACGACCGGGCCGCTCGAACCGATCCGGGCGGCGCGCGAAGGCGCGCATCGGCGGCTGGCCGAGATGGCTGCGCGATTCTAG